A genomic window from Exiguobacterium acetylicum DSM 20416 includes:
- a CDS encoding ABC transporter permease/substrate-binding protein has translation MNGLLETYQDRKSELLQALIEHIQLSVISLLIACVIAIPLGIYLSRNKRLSEWSIGVTSVIQTIPSLALLGLMIPLVGIGTVPSIIALVLYSLLPIVRNTYTGLAEVDPSIKEAARACGMTPMQSLWKVELPLALPVMMAGIRTAMVLIIGTATIAALIGAGGLGSIILLGIDRNDNYLLLLGAIPAALLALLFDGLLRQTEVATRKRQTARLVTAVVLMVAIVAAPFAFGRSERPDLVVAGKLGVEPEILMNMYKIVIEDETDLTVQVKPNFGKTTFVYKALESGDIDAYPEFTGTVLASLTNEKPKSNDAKEVYEQAKAGLEKQELALLPPMNYNNTYAVAVPKKLAERYDLKTISDLKQVANQLTAGFTLEFKDRQDGYKGIQEKYDVNFKEVVTMEPKLRYKAIESGEIDVIDAYSTDPEIAKYDMVVLKDDQQLFPPYEGAPLLRQETIEEYPEVKQALEQLSGKISDEEMSKMNEAVAYGGKTANEVARDYLKKEGIIQ, from the coding sequence ATGAACGGATTGCTTGAGACGTATCAGGACCGAAAAAGCGAACTGCTTCAAGCGTTGATCGAACATATCCAATTATCTGTCATCTCCTTGCTCATTGCATGTGTTATCGCTATTCCGCTTGGGATTTACTTATCACGTAACAAACGTCTGAGTGAGTGGTCGATTGGTGTGACCTCAGTCATCCAAACGATTCCATCACTCGCATTACTTGGTTTGATGATACCGCTTGTCGGGATTGGTACAGTACCGTCGATCATTGCACTTGTCTTGTATTCTTTATTACCAATCGTTCGAAACACTTATACAGGGCTTGCCGAAGTCGATCCCTCGATTAAGGAAGCGGCACGCGCATGTGGGATGACTCCGATGCAAAGCCTTTGGAAAGTCGAACTCCCGCTAGCCTTACCTGTCATGATGGCAGGGATTCGGACCGCGATGGTACTGATCATTGGTACAGCAACGATTGCGGCCTTGATTGGTGCTGGAGGATTAGGCTCCATCATTCTCCTTGGAATCGACCGTAACGATAACTATCTACTGTTGCTTGGTGCGATTCCAGCAGCACTACTCGCCCTTCTATTTGATGGCTTATTACGTCAAACGGAAGTCGCGACTCGTAAACGACAAACAGCCCGTCTCGTAACAGCAGTCGTATTGATGGTCGCAATTGTCGCCGCACCTTTTGCCTTTGGTCGCAGTGAACGACCGGATCTCGTCGTTGCTGGAAAATTAGGTGTAGAACCTGAAATCCTGATGAATATGTATAAAATCGTCATTGAAGATGAAACAGATTTGACAGTTCAAGTTAAACCAAACTTTGGTAAGACGACATTCGTCTACAAGGCACTCGAGTCAGGTGATATCGACGCGTATCCTGAATTTACGGGAACGGTACTTGCTAGTTTGACGAATGAAAAACCGAAGTCAAACGATGCAAAAGAAGTGTATGAACAAGCGAAAGCCGGTCTTGAAAAACAAGAATTAGCCTTGCTACCACCTATGAACTATAACAACACTTATGCTGTAGCCGTTCCGAAGAAATTAGCTGAACGATATGATCTGAAGACGATTTCTGACTTGAAACAGGTCGCGAATCAGTTAACAGCCGGCTTCACGTTAGAATTCAAGGATCGCCAAGATGGGTATAAAGGCATTCAAGAAAAATATGACGTCAATTTCAAAGAAGTCGTTACGATGGAACCGAAGTTGCGCTATAAAGCAATCGAATCAGGTGAAATCGATGTCATTGATGCTTACTCAACGGATCCAGAAATCGCGAAATACGACATGGTGGTCCTAAAAGACGACCAGCAATTATTCCCGCCGTACGAAGGGGCTCCTCTTCTGCGTCAAGAGACGATTGAAGAATATCCAGAAGTAAAACAGGCACTCGAACAATTATCAGGTAAAATTTCTGATGAAGAGATGTCCAAAATGAATGAAGCGGTCGCATATGGTGGGAAAACAGCGAATGAAGTCGCTCGTGATTATCTGAAGAAAGAAGGCATCATTCAATGA
- a CDS encoding ABC transporter ATP-binding protein — MIEFKDVGKTYADGTKAVQHVNFTVEQGEIFCLIGPSGCGKTTTMKMVNRLIDHTEGQIWIDGEPIMSINEHELRRRIGYVLQQIALFPHMTIEENVSVVPELLKWDKEKVVQRVDELFRLTGLNTSLKKKYPSELSGGQQQRVGVMRALAAEQDVILMDEPFSALDPISREQLQNDLLHLNEELGKTILFVTHDMNEALKLGSRICLMNAGEIAFIGTKEEVLASNDPFVQEFMRQVRGNIE; from the coding sequence GTGATTGAATTCAAGGATGTCGGCAAAACGTATGCAGACGGAACAAAGGCAGTGCAACATGTGAATTTTACAGTTGAACAAGGCGAGATTTTTTGTTTGATTGGTCCTTCAGGATGCGGTAAAACTACAACGATGAAAATGGTCAATCGATTGATTGATCATACGGAAGGGCAAATTTGGATTGATGGTGAACCGATCATGTCGATCAATGAACATGAACTGCGTCGGCGAATTGGCTATGTCTTACAACAGATTGCCCTTTTTCCACACATGACGATTGAGGAAAATGTTAGCGTCGTACCTGAGTTATTAAAGTGGGATAAAGAGAAAGTAGTACAACGAGTCGATGAATTATTTCGGTTAACTGGGTTGAACACCTCACTTAAGAAAAAATATCCAAGCGAACTCTCTGGGGGACAACAACAACGGGTCGGGGTTATGCGGGCACTCGCAGCAGAACAAGACGTCATCTTGATGGATGAACCATTTTCTGCTCTTGATCCCATTTCACGTGAACAATTACAAAATGATTTGTTGCATCTAAACGAAGAGCTTGGTAAAACAATTTTGTTCGTCACGCACGATATGAACGAAGCGTTGAAACTAGGCAGTCGCATCTGTCTGATGAACGCTGGAGAGATCGCTTTCATCGGTACGAAGGAAGAGGTACTAGCAAGTAACGACCCGTTCGTTCAAGAATTCATGCGTCAAGTCAGGGGGAATATCGAATGA
- a CDS encoding 3D domain-containing protein, whose product MKRTSFLLSLCLAGFIFILLPHHEASAAQIGIGTEKTIVQNPLEMKRQAAQEKREQAEAKKQARLKALAKQKAEAEQKAKAAQEAKKEAQQVKKQSRTQANADRSTKRTETFETTAYTTNPENNGSRLYNGRALTASGYDVTNTITYEGRRIVAVDPSVVPLGTKVHVEGFGDAIALDTGGAIRGKIMDLLVGSKQEALEWGRRQVTVTFE is encoded by the coding sequence ATGAAACGAACATCATTCCTTTTATCCCTATGTTTAGCGGGATTCATATTTATTCTTTTGCCGCATCATGAAGCGTCGGCAGCACAAATCGGGATCGGTACGGAGAAAACAATCGTACAAAATCCATTAGAGATGAAACGTCAAGCTGCTCAAGAGAAGCGTGAACAAGCAGAGGCGAAAAAGCAAGCGCGTCTAAAAGCCTTGGCTAAGCAAAAAGCAGAAGCAGAGCAAAAAGCAAAAGCAGCGCAAGAAGCCAAAAAGGAAGCACAACAGGTAAAGAAACAAAGTCGAACACAAGCAAACGCTGACCGTTCCACAAAGCGTACGGAAACATTTGAGACGACAGCGTATACGACGAATCCAGAAAACAATGGAAGCCGCTTGTATAATGGTCGTGCCTTAACGGCATCAGGTTATGACGTCACAAACACGATTACATACGAAGGACGTCGCATTGTTGCTGTCGATCCATCGGTCGTACCGCTTGGAACTAAGGTACATGTAGAAGGTTTCGGCGATGCGATTGCGCTCGATACAGGTGGTGCGATTCGCGGAAAAATCATGGATCTTCTTGTCGGTTCAAAACAAGAAGCCTTAGAATGGGGTCGCCGTCAAGTCACGGTGACGTTCGAATAA
- a CDS encoding NUDIX hydrolase — translation MKQVNLADIRKQYVDSEERLPRHAAAVLVPLVEQNGEVYLLFQVRAKTLRSQPGEIAFPGGRIDAGELPKAAAVRETVEELNVNASEIEVIGTLEPLVTPNRSIIYPYLGILHATDFNPSPAEVDHVFLVSLTELMTSKPIKGDMEWRIRPGKEVPTERMANREAYLDRTYTVTEHFYEHGDYLIWGLTAKILRQFLAQLTRD, via the coding sequence ATGAAACAGGTGAACTTAGCCGATATCCGAAAGCAATACGTAGATTCTGAAGAACGTTTACCTCGTCATGCGGCAGCCGTACTCGTTCCGTTAGTCGAGCAGAATGGCGAAGTGTACCTGTTATTTCAAGTGAGAGCCAAAACACTACGTTCGCAACCAGGTGAAATCGCTTTTCCGGGTGGTCGGATCGATGCGGGTGAATTACCGAAAGCAGCAGCTGTTCGCGAAACGGTCGAAGAATTAAATGTCAATGCTTCTGAGATCGAAGTGATTGGAACACTTGAACCACTCGTGACACCGAACCGGTCGATCATTTACCCGTATCTTGGCATTCTCCATGCGACGGACTTTAATCCTTCACCAGCAGAAGTCGATCATGTGTTTCTCGTGTCATTAACGGAATTGATGACTTCGAAGCCGATTAAAGGAGATATGGAGTGGCGGATTCGCCCTGGCAAGGAAGTGCCGACCGAACGAATGGCGAATCGAGAAGCATATCTGGATCGTACGTATACGGTCACGGAGCATTTTTATGAGCACGGGGATTATCTGATTTGGGGATTAACCGCTAAAATCTTGCGCCAGTTCTTAGCTCAATTGACGCGTGACTAG
- the yvfG gene encoding protein YvfG, with amino-acid sequence MNEQLFTTERLIANFKEYIRQNEAHLTKRHALNAYYKTVAGSILSDRIAKNADLIVRMRHLEEAYHHVAQEGR; translated from the coding sequence GTGAACGAACAACTTTTTACGACAGAACGATTGATTGCGAATTTTAAGGAATATATCCGGCAGAATGAAGCGCATTTAACAAAAAGACATGCGTTAAACGCCTATTACAAGACGGTAGCAGGATCGATTTTATCGGACCGGATTGCTAAGAATGCGGATCTCATCGTCCGTATGCGCCATCTGGAAGAGGCGTACCATCACGTTGCACAAGAAGGGCGATGA
- a CDS encoding FAD-dependent monooxygenase: MNKKLDVLIIGAGPTGLTLALALSRYGLSFRIVERASGPSVVSKAIGIQARSLELFARLGVAEDLMENAIKINQGNLYVNGAWQAKLDFTDLNTPFPFVTLLPQSETERILEAQLATYGHAVERETELTGFAQFPTFVTASLQHKGETETVDASFIIGADGANSFVRRELGLPFSGKSFKESWALADIEVDWPLSSEEVHIFFSDHGVIESFPLQSNLFRITGNLTSGPVPTDHKAIDDFLQNRAKVPFELKKVHWYSMFRVHNRIIEKFGHHRIYLIGDAAHINSPVGGQGMNTGIADAMNLAWKLWCVHQFKASFPLLDSYSVERREAAQGILRSTNLATELLQINIPFLLPLQEKVIRNSLKIAPLHHFVTNRIAQLNSHYPASSTFVTQGHFSPLTPKPGEPMPYSEVVHPRTKKNELLLRRADRNFLLLLFLPKNATDDLLEPFKELAYTYPDLFETVPIHQSLKEDGVVDQGGELARRFGIKQSGLYLIRPDGYIAYRQQGLKSKSFARYVERLLYAR; encoded by the coding sequence GTGAATAAAAAATTAGATGTCCTCATTATCGGTGCCGGACCAACCGGTTTAACACTCGCACTCGCACTCTCGCGCTATGGATTATCCTTTCGCATCGTCGAACGTGCAAGCGGACCATCCGTCGTCTCAAAAGCAATCGGGATTCAAGCGCGTTCTCTAGAGTTGTTCGCAAGGCTTGGTGTCGCAGAAGACTTGATGGAGAATGCGATTAAAATCAATCAAGGAAACCTCTATGTCAATGGTGCATGGCAGGCAAAACTTGATTTTACTGATTTGAATACACCCTTTCCGTTCGTCACGCTGTTACCTCAAAGTGAGACAGAACGGATTCTTGAAGCGCAACTCGCCACTTACGGTCATGCAGTGGAACGAGAGACGGAATTGACGGGGTTTGCTCAATTCCCGACTTTTGTTACTGCTTCCTTACAACATAAAGGGGAAACAGAGACGGTCGATGCTTCCTTCATCATCGGAGCAGATGGTGCGAACAGTTTCGTTCGTCGTGAGCTCGGGCTTCCATTCAGCGGGAAGTCGTTTAAAGAATCGTGGGCGCTGGCTGACATCGAGGTCGACTGGCCGCTCTCTTCAGAAGAGGTTCATATCTTCTTCTCTGATCATGGCGTCATCGAGTCGTTTCCTCTCCAGTCGAACTTGTTCCGTATTACTGGTAATCTAACGAGCGGACCTGTTCCGACCGACCATAAAGCGATTGATGATTTTTTACAAAATCGAGCCAAAGTACCGTTTGAGCTAAAAAAAGTCCATTGGTATTCGATGTTCCGTGTCCATAACCGGATTATCGAGAAATTTGGTCACCATCGGATTTATTTGATTGGGGATGCCGCACACATCAATTCACCCGTCGGTGGTCAAGGAATGAACACCGGAATTGCTGATGCGATGAACCTCGCTTGGAAACTATGGTGTGTCCATCAGTTCAAGGCGAGTTTTCCGTTACTTGATTCTTACAGCGTCGAACGTCGAGAAGCGGCACAAGGTATCTTACGATCAACAAACCTTGCGACGGAACTCTTGCAAATCAACATTCCCTTTTTATTACCCTTGCAGGAAAAAGTAATTCGGAATAGTCTCAAAATCGCACCCTTACATCATTTCGTGACAAACCGGATTGCTCAGCTCAACAGCCACTACCCAGCGAGTTCGACCTTCGTCACACAAGGACACTTTAGTCCATTGACACCAAAACCAGGTGAACCGATGCCTTACAGTGAAGTCGTCCACCCGCGGACGAAAAAGAACGAACTATTGTTACGTCGTGCCGATCGGAATTTCTTATTGCTGCTGTTCTTACCAAAAAACGCAACCGATGATCTTCTTGAGCCATTCAAGGAACTCGCCTATACCTATCCCGATCTATTTGAGACGGTACCGATCCATCAATCCCTTAAAGAGGATGGTGTCGTCGATCAAGGCGGTGAACTTGCACGACGCTTTGGCATCAAGCAATCCGGATTATATTTGATTCGCCCTGACGGTTATATCGCGTATCGCCAACAAGGTTTGAAAAGTAAATCATTCGCCCGGTATGTTGAACGTTTACTTTATGCGCGTTAA
- a CDS encoding nuclease-related domain-containing protein, with protein sequence MLQVMTASVPEPPRRRFFANKQVSTTTSETDALCNEIRHVCRFDWMLFDRIRLSDTIVIPFALIGPKGLFLVLQNDAVVEWMTEESCHIMDSEHGRKVFEPHPINQSKKIVQAVRKTLKEQGIIIPIHGITLFPNAPQMRTERIKFPTGHSFKDVRAFIVSKKSSPVLEQERKQVAFYLAQQQE encoded by the coding sequence ATGTTACAAGTCATGACTGCTTCTGTTCCTGAACCACCGCGCCGTCGTTTTTTTGCAAATAAACAAGTGAGTACGACGACGAGTGAAACGGATGCACTCTGTAATGAAATCCGTCATGTTTGTCGTTTTGATTGGATGTTGTTTGATCGGATTCGTCTTTCTGACACGATTGTCATTCCTTTTGCACTGATTGGTCCAAAAGGATTGTTCCTCGTGTTACAAAACGATGCGGTCGTAGAATGGATGACGGAGGAATCTTGTCATATCATGGATTCTGAGCATGGAAGAAAAGTGTTTGAACCTCATCCAATCAATCAGTCGAAAAAAATCGTTCAAGCGGTTCGAAAAACGCTAAAAGAACAAGGGATCATCATTCCGATTCATGGCATCACACTTTTTCCGAATGCACCACAGATGCGAACAGAACGAATTAAATTCCCGACGGGGCATAGCTTCAAGGATGTGCGGGCGTTCATCGTCTCAAAAAAATCCTCCCCTGTTCTAGAGCAAGAACGAAAACAAGTTGCATTTTATCTTGCACAGCAGCAGGAATGA
- the gpsB gene encoding cell division regulator GpsB, which yields MYKPLLTADDIYKKEFKTGLRGYVIEDVDGYLDQIIKDYEGFEREIERLKKENEALKQAPAQPVKREERRVEQAEPQVSSSSNYDMLRRISNLEKAVFGRPHQD from the coding sequence ATGTATAAGCCATTGTTGACAGCGGACGATATTTACAAAAAGGAATTCAAAACCGGCCTCCGTGGCTATGTCATCGAGGATGTCGATGGATACTTGGATCAAATCATTAAAGATTATGAAGGATTCGAACGTGAGATCGAACGTCTGAAGAAAGAGAACGAGGCGTTAAAACAAGCACCAGCACAACCGGTAAAACGTGAAGAACGCCGCGTCGAACAAGCGGAGCCACAAGTATCAAGTTCATCGAACTATGACATGTTACGTCGTATTTCGAATCTAGAGAAGGCCGTTTTCGGACGTCCGCACCAAGATTGA